A genomic segment from Treponema sp. Marseille-Q3903 encodes:
- a CDS encoding ATP-binding cassette domain-containing protein, whose translation MNHHFIIETNNLTKTFGGKEVIKACNMHVEKGTIYGFLGANGAGKTTVFKLLSGLLTPTMGKLQMFGIDNLSTPSDMLSQIGTLIETPIFYEHLSAAENLHMHLAYMGKEGGNVEDVLSKVGLKDIGVQPVSTFSLGMRQRLAIARAIIHKPQLLILDEPINGLDPMGIKEMRDLFLYLAKTEGMTLLISSHILTEIEHIADTIGVIVNGTIVREVSMDKVKVEYPSGLEEYFMDIMIGRKENENAD comes from the coding sequence ATGAATCATCATTTCATTATAGAAACAAATAACCTGACAAAAACTTTTGGCGGTAAGGAAGTAATTAAAGCTTGTAATATGCATGTAGAAAAAGGTACGATTTATGGTTTTTTAGGTGCGAACGGAGCGGGGAAAACAACGGTATTCAAACTTCTCTCAGGACTTCTTACACCGACTATGGGAAAATTACAAATGTTTGGAATAGATAATCTTTCAACACCGAGTGATATGTTATCACAGATTGGTACTTTGATAGAAACTCCCATTTTTTATGAACATTTGTCGGCAGCAGAAAATTTGCATATGCATCTTGCCTACATGGGCAAGGAAGGTGGGAATGTAGAGGATGTCTTGTCAAAAGTCGGATTAAAGGATATTGGTGTTCAGCCGGTATCTACTTTTTCCTTGGGGATGCGTCAGCGTTTAGCGATTGCAAGAGCAATTATCCATAAACCACAACTATTGATTCTGGATGAGCCGATTAACGGACTGGATCCTATGGGAATTAAGGAAATGAGGGACTTATTTTTGTACCTTGCAAAAACAGAGGGTATGACATTACTGATTTCCAGTCATATTTTGACAGAAATAGAGCATATTGCGGATACAATAGGGGTTATTGTCAACGGAACGATAGTGAGAGAGGTCTCGATGGATAAGGTGAAGGTAGAGTATCCATCAGGTCTGGAAGAGTATTTTATGGATATTATGATAGGGAGAAAAGAAAATGAAAACGCTGATTAG
- a CDS encoding 4Fe-4S binding protein — MADIRKIRIDQNKCVGCRKCIKICHKHAPVYVPQNGILEINGHKSLASIM; from the coding sequence ATGGCAGATATAAGAAAGATACGGATTGATCAAAATAAATGCGTCGGTTGCAGAAAATGTATAAAAATTTGCCATAAGCATGCGCCGGTTTACGTACCGCAAAATGGAATACTGGAAATCAACGGTCACAAGTCCCTTGCAAGCATAATGTAA
- a CDS encoding ATP-dependent endonuclease, producing MIEVATKVKIPFLWGKSVFRKSNWSNINLIVGPNGSGKTILASSLAEQFKSAGYRVRFLKADRQYNNQIVILRNSEKIREKIEKVLSSMFAKSIKMIENIDKTMIPIVENKAWNVEYTLEDAECHGLREIISLLVTLYDSDSDDCLFIDEPELHLHPQFETFFMNEIKKQVLHTSRRMFFLISHSPYFIDLRTPEDLIGVVCCHVNKVPTSIEELSEDDDALFRRFLPRFNTYHKQFFFSDNQIFVEGYTDQQMFSYLLGYIEDEYSAAGTGIIDVGGKDELGVFCKVCSLIGTNGRIITDLDSLFSGKLRDVFCKDQRVVGWLEKQKEKQESFYRQIFSQKEIAQEITLEKLIYRLERYLVNIGQELPEYDKNCSAKLQTFFEKLYLLQEKHENAENVDTYKTVLLQGVNTAGDELSKYLSKVTAKTLPLIKNLATFILAAAEAANVYILPRGCIEHYYSQTKLLYMPVSGKDKLFRYELDFIQSAHRKSVRKNYRELIELLERITNKS from the coding sequence ATGATTGAAGTTGCGACAAAAGTAAAAATCCCGTTCCTTTGGGGAAAATCTGTTTTTAGAAAATCAAACTGGTCAAATATAAATCTGATAGTGGGACCGAACGGTTCGGGTAAAACTATTCTAGCCTCGAGCCTCGCAGAACAATTTAAATCTGCAGGCTACAGAGTTCGTTTTTTAAAAGCCGACAGACAGTACAACAATCAGATAGTGATTTTACGAAACAGCGAAAAAATCCGCGAAAAAATTGAAAAAGTTCTTTCGAGCATGTTCGCAAAATCTATAAAAATGATAGAGAACATCGACAAAACGATGATTCCGATAGTCGAGAACAAAGCTTGGAACGTTGAATACACTCTTGAAGACGCCGAATGCCACGGGCTTCGAGAAATAATAAGCCTCCTTGTGACACTTTACGATTCAGATTCAGATGACTGCCTTTTTATAGATGAACCTGAACTTCACCTTCACCCTCAATTTGAGACTTTTTTTATGAACGAGATAAAAAAACAAGTTTTACACACAAGCAGACGAATGTTTTTTTTGATATCTCACAGCCCATACTTTATAGACTTGAGAACTCCTGAAGATTTAATCGGAGTTGTATGCTGTCACGTAAACAAAGTCCCGACGAGCATCGAAGAGCTTTCAGAAGATGATGACGCATTGTTCCGCAGGTTTTTACCGAGATTCAACACATATCACAAACAGTTTTTCTTTTCAGACAACCAGATTTTCGTAGAAGGATACACAGACCAGCAGATGTTTTCGTATCTACTTGGCTATATAGAAGATGAGTACAGCGCAGCCGGAACCGGAATCATAGATGTTGGTGGAAAAGACGAACTCGGGGTTTTCTGCAAAGTGTGCTCGCTGATAGGGACGAACGGACGAATTATAACAGATTTAGATTCCCTTTTCAGCGGAAAGTTGAGAGATGTCTTTTGCAAAGATCAACGAGTCGTAGGCTGGCTTGAAAAACAAAAAGAAAAACAGGAAAGTTTTTACAGACAGATTTTCAGCCAGAAGGAAATCGCACAGGAAATCACCCTTGAAAAACTGATATACAGACTTGAACGTTATCTTGTGAACATCGGACAAGAATTGCCGGAGTATGACAAAAACTGTTCGGCAAAACTTCAAACTTTTTTTGAAAAACTATATCTTTTACAAGAAAAGCACGAAAATGCAGAAAATGTAGACACATACAAAACAGTTCTTCTTCAAGGAGTGAATACAGCCGGAGATGAACTTTCAAAATATTTATCTAAGGTAACTGCAAAAACACTTCCATTGATAAAAAACCTCGCCACATTCATACTTGCCGCCGCAGAAGCCGCAAACGTTTACATTCTTCCGAGAGGCTGCATAGAGCACTACTATTCGCAGACAAAATTATTATACATGCCAGTCTCAGGAAAAGACAAATTGTTCAGATATGAACTCGACTTTATACAATCGGCGCACCGAAAATCTGTACGAAAGAATTATAGAGAGCTGATTGAGCTTTTGGAACGAATCACAAATAAATCTTAA
- a CDS encoding LPXTG cell wall anchor domain-containing protein — MEQKIEETVDNFLDGMASELYLGSVLFGLLLILVGAVLLFKKRNSNNNKFVCYACIVIGFLAIVSGLMQM; from the coding sequence ATGGAACAAAAAATAGAAGAAACAGTGGACAATTTTCTTGATGGAATGGCATCAGAATTGTATTTGGGAAGTGTATTGTTTGGATTGTTGCTAATCCTTGTTGGAGCAGTGTTGTTATTCAAAAAAAGAAATTCAAACAATAACAAATTTGTTTGTTATGCTTGTATAGTAATAGGATTTCTCGCTATTGTAAGTGGACTGATGCAGATGTAA
- a CDS encoding ABC transporter permease encodes MKTLIRLELKKNNINTYILADIIIAITMIGFLFLFAYAPLIEPDDKDMAIFAGYDNLISLFCVFNMAVFCVMSAVMYCRFVIEDYSGKRPILLFSYPVSRKKVVLSKLLIVCGFTIISMVVCNFIVFLIFGITENFIHLVGNNFTVSIILNIVENTILMSAIAATIGVIAVGIGFIKKSVPTTIISAVFLASLMCNIVVNANPNRAAMYVLAAAMVMIGILCSIFLMKKINKMEVL; translated from the coding sequence ATGAAAACGCTGATTAGATTGGAATTAAAAAAGAATAACATCAACACTTATATCTTAGCGGATATTATCATAGCGATTACGATGATTGGTTTCCTTTTTCTTTTTGCATATGCCCCTTTGATAGAGCCGGATGATAAAGACATGGCAATTTTTGCAGGATATGATAATCTTATTTCTCTATTTTGTGTTTTTAACATGGCAGTATTTTGTGTGATGTCTGCAGTGATGTATTGCAGGTTTGTTATTGAAGATTATTCGGGTAAGCGACCTATTTTACTTTTTTCCTATCCGGTAAGTCGAAAAAAGGTTGTGTTATCCAAACTTTTGATTGTGTGTGGATTTACGATTATATCAATGGTTGTCTGTAACTTTATTGTTTTTTTGATATTCGGTATCACTGAAAATTTCATTCATCTTGTAGGAAACAACTTTACAGTTTCTATTATCTTGAACATTGTTGAAAATACCATATTGATGTCAGCGATAGCTGCAACTATCGGAGTGATAGCAGTAGGAATCGGATTTATCAAAAAATCAGTGCCGACAACTATTATTTCTGCAGTTTTCCTTGCTTCGTTAATGTGTAATATTGTGGTAAATGCAAACCCTAATCGAGCAGCGATGTATGTGTTAGCAGCGGCAATGGTAATGATTGGTATCTTGTGTTCGATATTTTTGATGAAAAAAATAAATAAGATGGAGGTTTTATAA
- a CDS encoding DNA topoisomerase IV subunit A, with product MAYVKNLFDSNFIQYASYVIRDRAIPEITDGLKPVQRRIIHTLIKTDDGRFTKVANVCGKVMAYHPHGDASIYAALVNLANKELFIDKQGNFGNLYTGDGASAPRYIECRLRSITRDILNTNPRITKYVDTYDGRDVEPVFFQAKLPLVLILGAEGIAVGMSTYILSHNIHEVIEAEKKCLRGEKFKLYPDFSTGGLIDVSDYQDGLGKIVARAKMDTSDDKKIVITELPYGSTTESLCDSIEKAVKNGKIKASSIQDYTSDKVNIEIKLQRGVYTKDVVDALYAFTECEKTIYCNLLVIKDNMPVQMTCTQVIEHHSKQLVGILKRELEIEKEDLMEKLHLRTLERIFVEERIYKKIETQKTEEGVNKAVKDGFKPFKAELIREINDDDIDHLLRIPIRRISLYDISKNKQEVTAINNRIKEINRLLKHLVDYAIGWLEAIEKKLNTEYIKRRTKIANIDAVDVKAVTKRDQALKYDEKTGYLGIGVSGGAELFKVTPFDKILYVRKSGIYSVSETPDKLFVGPEMRYCGFADKESLNKVLFTILYRDPETKFVYIKRCKILAYIMNRDYFFAPEGMEVLHIDTRKTFLFQLNYVKKARVKILKEVFKAGDFEEKSLKARGVRISAKEVQTVDIQQNKD from the coding sequence ATGGCTTATGTAAAAAATCTATTTGATTCTAACTTTATTCAGTATGCGAGTTACGTAATTCGTGATCGTGCAATTCCTGAAATCACTGACGGTTTAAAACCTGTTCAACGGAGAATAATCCATACACTCATAAAAACTGATGACGGACGTTTTACAAAAGTTGCAAACGTTTGCGGAAAAGTTATGGCATATCACCCTCACGGGGACGCCTCTATTTACGCTGCTCTTGTAAATCTTGCAAATAAAGAGCTTTTCATAGATAAGCAGGGAAACTTCGGAAACTTGTACACAGGAGACGGAGCGTCTGCCCCTCGTTACATTGAATGCAGGCTTCGTTCTATCACACGCGATATATTAAATACAAATCCGAGAATCACAAAATATGTCGACACTTATGACGGCAGAGATGTCGAACCTGTTTTTTTCCAGGCAAAACTGCCTTTAGTTTTGATACTCGGAGCCGAAGGTATTGCGGTCGGCATGAGCACGTACATTTTAAGCCACAATATCCACGAAGTAATCGAAGCAGAAAAAAAGTGCCTGCGTGGCGAAAAATTTAAGCTTTACCCTGACTTTTCAACAGGCGGACTTATAGATGTCAGCGACTATCAGGATGGGCTTGGAAAAATCGTCGCTCGAGCGAAGATGGACACGAGCGATGATAAAAAAATCGTCATCACAGAGCTGCCTTACGGTTCAACTACAGAAAGTTTGTGCGATTCGATTGAAAAAGCCGTAAAAAACGGAAAAATCAAGGCTTCTTCAATTCAGGACTACACTTCAGACAAAGTAAATATAGAAATTAAACTTCAGCGCGGTGTTTACACAAAAGACGTTGTAGACGCCCTTTACGCATTTACTGAATGCGAAAAAACAATTTACTGCAATCTGCTTGTAATAAAAGACAACATGCCTGTTCAGATGACATGCACGCAAGTTATTGAACATCATTCAAAACAGCTTGTAGGAATACTCAAACGAGAGCTCGAAATTGAAAAAGAAGATTTGATGGAAAAACTCCATCTTCGCACACTTGAAAGAATATTTGTCGAAGAACGTATCTACAAAAAAATCGAAACACAAAAGACAGAAGAAGGCGTAAATAAAGCTGTAAAAGACGGATTTAAGCCGTTTAAGGCCGAACTGATTCGTGAAATCAATGATGACGACATTGATCATCTTTTGAGAATCCCAATCAGAAGAATTTCTCTCTACGATATCAGCAAAAACAAGCAAGAAGTGACCGCAATCAACAATCGAATCAAAGAGATAAACAGGCTGCTAAAACACCTTGTAGATTATGCTATCGGCTGGCTCGAAGCGATTGAAAAAAAACTCAACACGGAATATATAAAGCGCCGCACAAAGATTGCGAATATCGATGCAGTTGATGTAAAGGCTGTGACAAAACGCGACCAAGCTCTAAAATACGACGAAAAAACAGGATATCTTGGAATCGGGGTTTCAGGCGGTGCGGAACTGTTCAAAGTCACCCCTTTTGACAAAATCCTCTATGTCCGAAAAAGCGGAATCTATTCAGTTTCCGAGACACCTGACAAACTGTTCGTAGGCCCCGAAATGCGTTACTGCGGATTTGCCGATAAGGAAAGCCTAAATAAAGTACTGTTCACAATCCTATACCGCGACCCTGAAACTAAGTTTGTATACATCAAACGGTGCAAGATTCTTGCATACATAATGAATCGCGACTACTTTTTTGCACCTGAAGGGATGGAAGTTCTCCACATCGATACACGTAAGACTTTCTTATTCCAGTTGAACTACGTAAAAAAAGCACGCGTAAAAATCTTAAAAGAAGTTTTCAAGGCAGGCGATTTTGAAGAAAAATCTCTAAAAGCAAGAGGCGTTCGCATATCTGCAAAAGAAGTTCAAACAGTCGATATTCAGCAAAATAAAGATTGA
- a CDS encoding TetR/AcrR family transcriptional regulator, which translates to MAKEYNAKATIEAILSASAKLFLQMGFDKTSMMDIATAAGISKGAIYHHFKSKDEIIKSVMEKQEQSVKGTIENFMEETRFLSGKEQLQLILEKNIENQEAHYLDDAMSVRMKSAEFVLSYMQSCVNKDSNFVSKIIKRGIQDGSIVTDFPDECAEVFMLLLNVWCDPAVFDCDGEKLSSRLGFLQYMMKSIGIDVFSDELIEKSLELLQKLYPKEDKTDESSFHYRNK; encoded by the coding sequence TATTTTATCCGCATCAGCGAAGCTGTTTTTACAAATGGGATTCGATAAGACCAGCATGATGGATATTGCAACAGCTGCCGGAATATCCAAGGGGGCTATTTATCATCATTTTAAATCGAAGGATGAAATTATCAAATCTGTTATGGAGAAGCAGGAACAAAGTGTAAAGGGTACAATAGAAAACTTTATGGAAGAGACCCGGTTTTTGAGTGGAAAAGAACAGTTGCAACTTATTTTGGAGAAAAATATCGAGAATCAGGAAGCACATTATTTAGATGATGCAATGAGTGTACGCATGAAAAGTGCAGAGTTTGTCCTATCCTACATGCAATCTTGTGTCAATAAGGATTCTAACTTTGTTTCAAAAATTATTAAGAGAGGAATACAAGATGGCTCTATCGTTACAGATTTTCCGGATGAATGTGCGGAAGTTTTTATGCTATTGCTCAATGTGTGGTGTGATCCGGCTGTTTTTGATTGTGATGGTGAGAAGTTATCCTCGAGACTCGGATTTTTACAATATATGATGAAGTCGATAGGCATCGATGTATTCAGTGATGAACTTATTGAAAAATCGTTGGAGCTATTGCAAAAATTATATCCAAAGGAGGATAAGACCGATGAATCATCATTTCATTATAGAAACAAATAA